In a single window of the Nicotiana tomentosiformis chromosome 10, ASM39032v3, whole genome shotgun sequence genome:
- the LOC104087393 gene encoding uncharacterized protein isoform X5, with product MQQLYCGFPDDMLELLLFALKDLKSSLREQGSNLMIRSGTAESIIEGLAKEVKATNIFTEEEVEFGLWRMVEGVKETLDTISFAEGTPKLAIWNSPFYDMKSLKDLPKSYDEFKKMKLPTMSPISPQVLPKGDMSLSWGDITIVYGIGTLPTLEDLKKFMDDNAGMLGNRWASIEKDSATSELRKDQAATLSNVVQGLREEKFNGNSQSDSSLKKIQRKRPVKSAFVTQCGNIAGGGTSLVLNALAAYLRYLEGTSRDEWQEVHEKLRAAETREGASFGALFGSALLLGIISRRRVYYEAIEYEKERNAGIISHFGCSAKMAAAAADTVCSMEWYTLLALKSKAASLGGSSVRIWRWNGYLIHYKQSGDVGPALLLVHGFGAFWSHYRDNIQNIAECGNRVWAMTLLGFGESEKPNIVYTEVVWAKLLRDFIIEVVGEPVHLVGNSIGGYLVAIVACLWPTLAKSVILLNSAGNVIPGYSGSRHSDVRQTSGPAWLGARFLSLFLRLNLRKIVRSCYPIRSDRADEWLVQEMLRASYDPGVVVVLESIFSFDLSVPLNYLLQGIEKRVLVLQGMKDPISDSQSRLDMLREHCEGIIIRELDAGHCPHDEKPEEVNSIIQEWVDTLESEILTTSSTR from the exons ATGCAGCAGCTATACTGTG GATTTCCGGATGACATGCTTGAATTACTTCTTTTTGCTTTGAAGGATCTGAAGAGTTCACTCAGGGAGCAGGGATCTAATCTGATGATCAGGTCCGGGACTGCAGAGAGTATCATTGAAGGGCTTGCCAAAGAG GTCAAGGCTACCAACATATTTACAGAGGAGGAGGTAGAGTTTGGCTTATGGAGAATGGTAGAAGGTGTAAAAGAGACCTTGGATACAATATCTTTTGCTGAGGGGACTCCCAAACTTGCAATATGGAACAGTCCATTTTATGATATGAAG AGCTTGAAGGATTTGCCCAAATCATACGATGaattcaagaagatgaaattgcCCACTATGTCACCTATTTCCCCCCAAGTGTTACCAAAAGGAGATATGAGCTTGTCTTGGG GGGATATAACAATAGTATATGGAATAGGTACTTTGCCCACATTAGAAGATTTGAAGAAATTTATGGATGACAATGCTGGCATGTTAGGAAACAGATGGGCTTCAATTGAGAAGGATTCAGCTACAAGTGAATTGCGAAAAGACCAGGCAGCAACTCTGAGTAATGTGGTTCAAGGTTTGAGAGAGGAAAAGTTTAATGGGAACAGTCAAAGTGATTCAAGTCTCAAGAAAATTCAGAGGAAGAGACCCGTAAAATCTGCTTTTGTCACACAATGTGGAAATATAGCGGGAGGTGGTACAAGTCTAGTGTTGAATGCTTTGGCTGCATATTTGAGATATCTGGAGGGTACTTCCCGAGATGAATGGCAGGA GGTACATGAAAAACTGCGTGCAGCTGAAACTCGGGAAGGAGCCTCATTTGGTGCTCTTTTTGGGTCTGCTCTTCTTCTTGGAATAATTTCCAGAAGAAGAGTGTATTATGAAGCGATTGAGTACGAGAAAGAACGAAATGCTGGAATTATATCGCATTTTGGGTGCTCGGCAAAAATGGCTGCTGCAGCAGCGGATACTGTGTGTTCAATGGAG TGGTATACGCTGTTGGCTTTGAAAAGTAAGGCAGCTAGTTTGGGAGGTTCCTCTGTTAGGATATGGAGATGGAATGGCTATCTGATCCAT TATAAACAGAGTGGTGATGTAGGTCCTGCTCTTCTGCTCGTGCATGGTTTTGGTGCTTTTTGGAGCCATTATCGTGACAATATACAAAACATTGCGGAATGTGGAAATCGAGTCTGGGCAATGACACTCCTGGGGTTTGGTGAATCAGAAAAACCAAATATTGTCTACACTGAAGTTGTGTGGGCTAAATTGCTGAGAGATTTCATAATTGAAGTAGTGGGAGAACCTGTCCATCTTGTTGGCAACTCAATTGGTG GATATCTTGTTGCCATTGTTGCTTGTCTTTGGCCTACTTTGGCCAAGTCTGTGATCCTTTTGAATAGTGCTGGCAATGTTATTCCTGGCTATTCTGGTTCACGCCATTCTGAT GTCAGGCAAACTTCAGGACCAGCATGGCTAGGTGCTCGGTTCCTTTCACTGTTCTTGCGTTTGAATCTGAGGAAAATAGTGAGAAGTTGCTATCCAATT AGAAGTGATCGTGCAGATGAGTGGCTTGTCCAGGAAATGCTGCGAGCA TCTTATGACCCTGGTGTAGTGGTGGTCTTAGAAAGCATTTTCAGCTTTGATCTTTCTGTCCCTCTTAATTATCTTTTGCAAGGAATTGAGAAAAGAGTTCTTGTATTACAG GGAATGAAAGATCCAATTTCTGATTCACAATCAAGGTTAGATATGCTGAGAGAACACTGTGAAGGAATCATAATCAGAGAGCTGGATGCTG GCCATTGCCCACATGATGAAAAACCAGAGGAAGTCAACTCTATCATTCAAGAATGGGTAGATACACTTGAAAGTGAAATACTTACAACTAGCTCAACAAGGTAG